A genomic region of Papaver somniferum cultivar HN1 chromosome 7, ASM357369v1, whole genome shotgun sequence contains the following coding sequences:
- the LOC113293575 gene encoding uncharacterized protein LOC113293575, producing the protein MGQGKEVKTKDEPQVEIQERGEIFFFYRPKVNKDEAHSPDDVQRLYIVLRPESGEKTVEEKQSSDSGKEGASKSGGGKGTSSSSDSGKKGGDIKGSEGGHGEEEVNIEKDVLLRFIVMGKKSLPDPSKRSRPYWGFVEMVTTKIDDVKTALKGEEYDTATRGHRHTSPARALAEGVYRILRHKRGGKKTHTHLIYKLEFPPEDEQNEPQESLNIEREGSFLIQIKNPDQHNPQGSGGGGFGGLQTKRRAAFPAHLQGQFGKLRYSAADPPDFLNYEGCEFLLISASDDIEEELGLELKTEIGEAGGSHDVSCSDLVKTFGETASTKPLMKGTWV; encoded by the exons ATGGGACAGGGAAAAGAAGTGAAGACCAAAGATGAACCCCAAGTTGAAATTCAG GAAAGAGGGGAAATATTCTTCTTTTACAGACCAAAAGTGAACAAAGATGAAGCACATAGTCCCGATGATGTTCAACGTTTGTACATAGTGCTTAGGCCGGAATCCGGTGAAAAGACTGTCGAAGAGAAACAGTCTTCAGATTCCGGTAAAGAAGGTGCTAGCAAATCCGGTGGTGGAAAAGGGACATCATCATCGTCAGATTCCGGTAAGAAAGGTGGTGACATCAAGGGTAGTGAAGGTGGTCATGGTGAAGAG GAAGTAAATATTGAGAAAGATGTGCTGCTGAGGTTCATAGTGATGGGGAAAAAAAGTCTGCCAGATCCTAGCAAGAGAAGTAGACCATATTGGGGATTTGTGGAGATGGTCACCACCAAAATAGACGACGTAAAGACTGCGCTAAAAGGAG AGGAATATGACACTGCTACACGGGGACATCGGCATACTTCTCCGGCACGGGCACTAGCCGAAGGTGTTTATCGTATCTTACGGCATAAACGAGGAGGCAAGAAAACTCACACCCATCTCATCTACAAACTTGAATTCCCACCAGAAGACGAGCAAAATGAACCTCAAGAATCTCTTAACATAGAGCGTGAAGGTTCTTTTCTTATTCAAATCAAGAACCCGGATCAACATAATCCGcagggtagtggtggtggtggattcgGTGGGCTTCAAACCAAGAGAAGAGCAGCATTCCCTGCGCATCTGCAAGGACAGTTCGGGAAACTACGGTATTCTGCCGCAGATCCGCCGGATTTTCTCAACTACGAGGGATGCGAGTTTTTATTGATATCGGCGTCAGACGATATTGAGGAAGAACTGGGGTTGGAGTTGAAGACGGAAATAGGTGAAGCAGGAGGTAGTCATGATGTTTCGTGCTCGGATTTGGTGAAGACTTTTGGTGAGACTGCTTCGACCAAGCCACTCATGAAGGGCACGTGGGTTTAG
- the LOC113296271 gene encoding glycine-rich protein DOT1-like, with the protein MHGSPPPADSSNVAGHVRHSLGGFGGDGDNGGERDGDGGGGEGGGGRDGGGGDGVGGGGGDGGGGDEGGDGGGGDGSAGGGGGDGGGGGGDIFLQQHSHSTVGEPLALNFPQF; encoded by the coding sequence ATGCATGGTTCACCGCCACCTGCTGACAGTTCAAATGTTGCTGGACACGTACGACATTCGCTTGGAGGGTTTGGTGGGGATGGGGATAATGGGGGCGAAAGGGATGGTGATGGCGGGGGTGGCGAAGGTGGTGGAGGTAGGgatggtggtggaggtgatggggTCGGAGGCGGTGGAGGGGATGGAGGGGGAGGCGACGAGGGTGGTGACGGGGGTGGAGGTGATGGAAGtgcaggggggggggggggagatgGTGGTGGGGGTGGAGGAGACATATTTTTGCAGCAACATTCACACTCCACGGTAGGAGAACCTTTGGCTTTAAATTTTCCGCAGTTTTGA